One window of the Streptomyces sp. NBC_00259 genome contains the following:
- a CDS encoding AAA family ATPase, with amino-acid sequence MTTRILPAVGDADAVRSITTLLGQLPEAEPAGPVGDSTSLIDTLARLATESIDELPEVVLVHERIGPVPALELIREVALRFPAVGVILVTADASPGLYSAAMDSGARGLVGLPISYEELVQRVQAAAAWSVGVRRHLGSGGDVFTGPGGTVVTVSGAKGGVGTTVTAVQLALAARASGRTVALADLDLQSGDVASYLDVQFRRSIVDLSGIQDLSPRVLQDAVYAHESGIGLLLAPGEGERGEEVTDRSVRQIVSALRNRYEVVIVDCGSYMNGANAAAIEMADTTLLVTTPDVVAVRAAKRMVRLWDRLQIRKAEETVTVVNRYVRNTEIQPALVERITSTRVSKVVIPANFKELQALVDAGRMQDLEAKSTVKQALWGLAGELGLVKTSEAPQKQGKLRSDRGALGIRRRT; translated from the coding sequence ATGACGACCAGAATCCTCCCGGCCGTCGGTGACGCCGACGCCGTCCGATCCATCACCACCCTGCTCGGCCAGCTCCCCGAGGCGGAGCCGGCCGGGCCGGTCGGTGACTCCACCTCGCTGATCGACACCCTGGCGCGGCTCGCCACCGAGTCGATCGACGAGCTCCCGGAGGTCGTCCTCGTCCACGAGCGGATCGGACCGGTACCGGCACTCGAACTGATCCGGGAGGTGGCCCTCCGCTTCCCTGCCGTCGGCGTCATCCTCGTCACCGCGGACGCGAGCCCCGGCCTGTACTCGGCCGCGATGGACTCCGGGGCACGGGGCCTCGTCGGCCTGCCGATCTCCTACGAGGAGCTGGTCCAGCGCGTACAGGCCGCAGCCGCCTGGTCCGTCGGCGTGCGACGCCATCTGGGCTCCGGCGGCGACGTGTTCACCGGCCCGGGCGGCACCGTCGTCACCGTCAGCGGCGCCAAGGGCGGCGTCGGCACCACCGTCACCGCCGTACAGCTCGCCCTCGCCGCCAGGGCCTCGGGCAGGACCGTCGCCCTGGCCGACCTCGACCTGCAGTCCGGCGACGTCGCCTCGTACCTGGACGTGCAGTTCCGCCGCTCGATCGTCGATCTGTCCGGCATCCAGGACCTCTCGCCACGGGTCCTCCAGGACGCGGTCTACGCCCATGAGAGCGGGATAGGGCTGCTGCTGGCACCGGGGGAGGGCGAACGCGGCGAGGAGGTCACCGACCGGTCGGTGCGGCAGATCGTCAGCGCCCTGCGCAACCGCTACGAAGTGGTGATCGTCGACTGCGGCAGCTACATGAACGGCGCCAACGCGGCGGCGATCGAAATGGCCGACACGACGCTGCTCGTCACGACCCCGGACGTGGTCGCGGTGCGGGCGGCCAAGCGCATGGTCCGGCTCTGGGACCGCCTCCAGATCCGCAAGGCGGAGGAGACGGTGACCGTCGTCAACCGGTACGTACGCAACACGGAGATACAGCCGGCACTGGTCGAGAGGATCACCTCGACCCGGGTGTCCAAGGTCGTGATCCCCGCCAACTTCAAGGAACTGCAGGCCCTCGTCGACGCGGGCCGGATGCAGGACCTGGAGGCCAAGTCCACGGTCAAGCAGGCGCTGTGGGGGCTGGCGGGAGAACTGGGACTCGTGAAGACGAGTGAAGCACCGCAGAAACAGGGCAAGTTGAGGAGCGACCGGGGTGCGCTGGGCATCCGGCGCCGGACCTGA
- a CDS encoding TadE/TadG family type IV pilus assembly protein, whose protein sequence is MRIAVVTDWRDDRGQTAVEFTGMVPIILATLILLWQAALVGYTFSLAGNAADEGARAGAVAGLGSGPACEAAARKKLPDAWQAGDTECQRKGNGLFEARVDLKAPFLFPGFVDIPIPVDGRASAVWED, encoded by the coding sequence ATGCGCATCGCGGTGGTTACCGACTGGCGAGATGACCGCGGGCAGACCGCGGTGGAGTTCACCGGGATGGTGCCGATCATCCTGGCGACCCTGATCCTGCTGTGGCAGGCGGCCCTCGTCGGGTACACGTTCTCGCTGGCGGGCAACGCGGCGGACGAAGGCGCGCGGGCCGGCGCCGTGGCGGGCTTGGGCTCGGGCCCGGCGTGCGAGGCGGCGGCGCGGAAGAAGCTTCCCGACGCGTGGCAGGCCGGCGATACCGAATGCCAGAGGAAGGGCAACGGCCTCTTCGAGGCCCGGGTGGACCTCAAAGCGCCCTTCCTCTTCCCCGGCTTCGTCGACATCCCGATCCCTGTCGATGGGCGGGCCTCCGCCGTGTGGGAGGACTGA
- a CDS encoding TadE family protein: MRKRILRLRKEGDRGQTALEYVGWIPFLLLIALAAIQLGLAAYAVQQAGTGARAAARSESIGNGGGGQAGKEAMSDWVAGRTQIDRSGWGEEVTMTARVTIPSIIPGIDDFGEATRSATMPVTD, translated from the coding sequence ATGCGGAAGCGCATACTCCGGCTTCGTAAGGAAGGCGACCGGGGCCAGACCGCCCTCGAGTACGTCGGCTGGATCCCCTTCCTTCTCCTGATCGCGCTCGCGGCCATCCAGCTCGGCCTCGCCGCGTACGCCGTTCAGCAGGCGGGTACGGGGGCGCGGGCGGCGGCTCGCAGCGAATCGATCGGGAACGGTGGCGGCGGGCAGGCGGGCAAGGAGGCGATGAGCGACTGGGTGGCCGGTAGAACCCAGATCGACCGCAGTGGTTGGGGTGAGGAAGTCACCATGACCGCCCGCGTCACCATCCCGTCCATCATCCCCGGCATCGACGACTTCGGCGAGGCCACTCGTTCCGCGACCATGCCCGTCACCGACTGA
- a CDS encoding CpaF family protein produces the protein MSLRARISNPEPSNGQGSDNQLVGIYRAKLLEEIDLAEMSALQAAERRARLERVLGHIISREGPVLSSIERSQLIRRVVDEALGLGILEPLLEDASISEIMVNGPEQVFVERRGRLEKLPMRFSSHEQLMQTIERIVSTVNRRVDEATPMVDARLPSGERVNVIIPPLSLSGPILTIRRFPRAFTLREMIELGSLDEQMTVLLSGLVRAKFNVIVSGATGTGKTTLLNALSGLIPDGERIVTIEDSAELQLQQSHVITLESRPANVEGKGQITIRDLVRNSLRMRPDRIIVGEVRGGETLDMLQAMSTGHDGSLATVHANSAEDALMRLQTLGSMSDVEIPFVAIKDQINSAVDVIVQLTRHADGSRRITEIAIVDSHGREEYRIVTVCRFDAQPMSADGRIHGVFEYLPLPRRVAERLYMKNEPIPPAFGVAESEEQLALREAVA, from the coding sequence ATGAGCCTCCGGGCGCGCATCAGCAATCCCGAACCGAGCAACGGGCAGGGCTCCGACAACCAGCTCGTCGGGATCTACCGCGCCAAGCTCCTGGAGGAGATCGACCTCGCGGAGATGTCCGCCCTTCAGGCCGCCGAACGCCGTGCCCGCCTCGAACGCGTGCTGGGCCACATCATCAGCCGCGAGGGACCGGTCCTCTCGTCGATCGAGCGCTCGCAGCTCATCCGCCGCGTCGTCGACGAAGCCCTCGGCCTCGGCATCCTGGAGCCCCTGCTCGAAGACGCCTCCATCAGCGAGATCATGGTCAACGGCCCCGAGCAGGTCTTCGTCGAGCGGCGCGGCCGGCTGGAGAAGCTGCCGATGCGCTTCAGCTCCCACGAACAGCTGATGCAGACCATCGAGCGCATCGTCTCCACGGTGAACCGCCGGGTGGACGAGGCCACTCCCATGGTCGACGCCCGGCTTCCCAGCGGCGAGCGCGTCAACGTGATCATCCCGCCGCTCTCCCTCTCCGGACCGATCCTCACGATCCGACGCTTCCCGCGGGCCTTCACGCTGCGCGAGATGATCGAGCTCGGTTCGCTCGACGAGCAGATGACGGTGCTGCTGTCCGGGCTCGTCCGCGCCAAGTTCAACGTGATCGTCTCCGGCGCCACCGGTACGGGAAAGACCACCCTGCTCAACGCGCTCTCCGGGCTGATCCCGGACGGGGAGCGCATCGTCACCATCGAGGACTCGGCAGAGCTCCAGCTCCAGCAGAGCCATGTCATCACCCTGGAGAGCCGCCCGGCGAACGTCGAGGGCAAGGGCCAGATCACCATCCGCGACCTGGTCCGCAACTCGCTGCGAATGCGCCCCGACCGCATCATCGTCGGTGAGGTCCGAGGCGGCGAGACGCTTGACATGCTCCAGGCAATGTCGACCGGTCACGACGGCTCCCTCGCCACGGTCCACGCCAACAGTGCCGAGGACGCGCTGATGAGGCTCCAGACCCTGGGCTCCATGTCGGACGTCGAGATCCCGTTCGTGGCGATCAAGGACCAGATCAACAGCGCCGTCGACGTCATCGTCCAACTGACCCGCCACGCCGACGGCTCCCGACGGATCACGGAGATCGCCATCGTCGACTCCCATGGAAGGGAGGAGTACCGGATCGTCACCGTCTGCCGGTTCGACGCCCAGCCCATGTCCGCCGACGGCCGGATCCACGGCGTCTTCGAGTACCTCCCGCTGCCGCGCCGGGTCGCCGAACGCCTGTACATGAAGAACGAGCCGATCCCACCGGCCTTCGGCGTCGCCGAGTCGGAGGAACAACTGGCGTTGCGCGAGGCGGTGGCATGA
- a CDS encoding type II secretion system F family protein, translated as MANLPLLTIGVTLLACVLGVVGVHIYSSGKAQRQAIVDRMSQTGQIALPSSRRRRFRGVDRRLRGTGIGKRIERKIATTGLDLTPGEYLVYVIGALLAIYFTVGAIFAPFFGVLAAFVGLWGANAFLNWQRAKRTEAFINQLPEFTRVLANATHAGLAMRTALAMAAEELDDPAGEELLRVADQLSVGHSLDVALGELADRLPSRELVVLVSTLVLSNRAGGQVVTSLRNLTETLEERKETRREVTTMLSQVKVTAFAVPLLGLGFLLMINAMTPGALDKMTGSVIGQLAVVVAFGLYAVGFFLIRGMSRIRV; from the coding sequence GTGGCTAATCTCCCGCTCCTGACGATCGGCGTCACCCTGCTCGCCTGCGTCCTCGGCGTCGTCGGCGTCCACATCTACTCCTCGGGCAAGGCCCAACGGCAGGCGATCGTCGACCGGATGTCCCAGACCGGCCAGATCGCGCTCCCCAGCAGCCGCCGGCGCCGCTTCCGTGGCGTGGACCGACGCCTGCGCGGGACGGGGATCGGCAAGCGGATCGAGCGGAAGATCGCCACGACCGGGCTCGACCTCACCCCGGGCGAGTACCTCGTGTACGTGATCGGCGCACTGCTCGCCATCTACTTCACCGTCGGCGCGATCTTCGCACCCTTCTTCGGCGTCCTCGCGGCATTCGTCGGACTGTGGGGAGCCAACGCCTTCCTCAACTGGCAGCGCGCCAAGCGGACCGAGGCGTTCATCAACCAGCTCCCCGAGTTCACCCGCGTCCTCGCCAACGCCACTCACGCCGGACTCGCCATGCGCACCGCACTGGCCATGGCGGCCGAGGAACTCGACGACCCGGCAGGCGAGGAACTGCTGCGCGTGGCCGACCAGCTCTCCGTCGGCCACTCCCTCGACGTCGCCCTCGGCGAACTCGCCGACCGTCTGCCGTCCCGCGAACTCGTCGTCCTCGTCTCCACGCTCGTCCTCTCCAACCGGGCCGGCGGCCAGGTCGTCACCTCGCTGCGCAACCTGACCGAGACCCTGGAGGAGCGCAAGGAGACGCGGCGAGAAGTGACCACGATGCTCTCGCAGGTGAAGGTGACCGCCTTCGCCGTCCCGCTCCTCGGCCTCGGCTTCCTCCTGATGATCAACGCCATGACCCCCGGGGCCCTGGACAAGATGACCGGCTCGGTGATCGGCCAGCTGGCCGTGGTCGTCGCCTTCGGCCTGTACGCCGTCGGCTTCTTCCTGATCCGCGGCATGTCCCGGATCCGGGTCTGA
- a CDS encoding DUF5936 domain-containing protein: MGLLLAVAFGLAVYGVFHGIRMYRAEAKLPSDLAIALEVGSTRTTAVGSGVDRMGMRYAPTVLSMMGPKRVDALRRRLDMAGNPGGITVDRYAARRAVYTILGVAAALALLARGQAVIAVIALVYGLVWTDFLIRVAITRRRQDIERTLPDFLDVLAVVVSAGLGFRQALERVAEKYKGPWSDELRITLRQMDMGVSRREAFEQLRKRNASEQVSMFVTALQQGEELGAPIVDTLIQIATDMRRADAQNARRTAAKAVPKTTLVVTMVMLPATLILIVVSFYYGSGVDFTNVLNGG, translated from the coding sequence ATGGGACTTCTGCTCGCGGTCGCCTTCGGTCTCGCCGTGTACGGCGTGTTCCACGGCATCCGGATGTACCGCGCCGAGGCCAAGCTCCCCAGCGACCTCGCGATCGCCCTCGAAGTGGGCTCCACGCGCACCACCGCGGTCGGCTCCGGCGTCGACCGCATGGGCATGCGGTACGCCCCGACCGTGCTCTCGATGATGGGGCCCAAGCGCGTCGACGCCCTGCGCCGCAGGCTCGACATGGCGGGCAACCCCGGCGGTATCACCGTCGACCGCTACGCCGCGCGCCGCGCCGTCTACACGATCCTCGGCGTGGCCGCCGCCCTGGCCCTCCTCGCTCGGGGACAGGCGGTGATCGCCGTCATCGCCCTCGTGTACGGACTCGTGTGGACCGACTTCCTGATCCGGGTCGCCATCACCCGCCGCCGCCAGGACATCGAGCGCACCCTCCCCGACTTCCTCGACGTCCTCGCCGTCGTCGTCTCGGCCGGCCTCGGCTTCCGCCAGGCACTGGAGCGGGTCGCCGAGAAGTACAAGGGACCGTGGTCGGACGAGCTACGGATCACCCTGCGCCAGATGGACATGGGCGTCAGCCGCCGCGAGGCCTTCGAGCAACTGCGGAAGCGGAACGCGTCGGAACAGGTGTCGATGTTCGTCACCGCCCTCCAGCAGGGCGAGGAACTGGGTGCCCCGATCGTCGACACCCTGATCCAGATCGCCACCGACATGCGCCGTGCGGACGCTCAGAACGCCCGTCGTACGGCGGCCAAGGCCGTTCCCAAGACCACGCTCGTCGTGACCATGGTCATGCTCCCCGCGACCCTGATCCTCATCGTCGTGAGCTTCTACTACGGCTCCGGCGTCGACTTCACCAACGTCCTCAACGGCGGCTGA
- a CDS encoding sensor histidine kinase translates to MAQQIAALGGGAGAGITGGIGGGMNGELPPQATATASQHVPSLPIQVNALQALCRQVFGFRLAVIGLATPFALDNTAPGLAVWLVGAAVIVTVMVSYIPLRDWERFGPILLRHPTLLAVDSLFGALLLAVASPESLLAYVTICTPLLAGLVYSWRGAAVFAVLQSLILAGAYAVNPTVEAGVSDLLLPGLCVIAGAVGSTLRNLMLGFGAASQALTEARARLAVNEAVEEERARLAREMHDSVAKTLHGLALAADGLAGTADRMDPLTIKHQADLVARSARRAAAESRELLSDLRRESGLDGGIDVLDELTARTEDFARRHEVRATFRRLNQAPVPAVPQVVARQALTIASEAMENAHRHGRPSYLDVSAGVVGDVLRISVYDDGTGLPPGTTLDDLRRAGHFGLVGMVERAASIGARIRIGRGRHARGTEVRLELPLMAIAPPPLGAVPRQQRTAPLLN, encoded by the coding sequence ATGGCCCAGCAAATCGCCGCCCTCGGCGGCGGAGCCGGCGCCGGCATCACCGGCGGCATCGGCGGCGGTATGAACGGTGAACTGCCCCCGCAGGCGACAGCCACCGCCTCCCAGCACGTGCCCTCGCTCCCGATCCAGGTCAACGCCCTGCAGGCGCTCTGCCGGCAGGTGTTCGGCTTCCGGCTGGCGGTGATCGGCCTGGCCACGCCGTTCGCCCTGGACAACACCGCACCGGGGCTGGCCGTATGGCTCGTCGGCGCCGCCGTGATCGTCACGGTCATGGTGTCGTACATCCCCCTGCGCGACTGGGAGCGCTTCGGGCCCATCCTGCTGCGGCACCCGACGCTGCTCGCCGTCGACTCCCTCTTCGGCGCACTGCTGCTGGCCGTCGCCTCTCCCGAGTCCCTCCTGGCCTACGTCACCATCTGCACACCCCTGCTCGCCGGGCTGGTCTACAGCTGGCGCGGGGCCGCGGTCTTCGCCGTGCTCCAGTCGCTCATCCTCGCGGGCGCGTACGCCGTGAACCCCACCGTGGAGGCGGGAGTCAGCGATCTGCTCCTGCCGGGCCTGTGCGTCATCGCGGGAGCCGTCGGCAGCACCCTGCGCAACCTGATGCTCGGCTTCGGCGCGGCGAGCCAGGCCCTCACCGAGGCCCGCGCCCGGCTCGCCGTCAACGAGGCCGTGGAGGAGGAGCGCGCCCGCCTCGCCCGGGAGATGCACGACTCGGTCGCCAAGACCCTGCACGGGCTGGCGCTGGCCGCGGACGGACTGGCCGGCACGGCCGACCGCATGGACCCGCTCACCATCAAGCACCAGGCGGACCTCGTCGCCCGCTCCGCGCGCCGTGCCGCCGCCGAGTCGCGGGAGCTGCTGTCGGACCTGCGCCGTGAGTCGGGGCTCGACGGCGGAATCGACGTCCTCGACGAACTCACCGCCCGCACCGAGGACTTCGCTCGGCGGCACGAGGTCCGGGCCACCTTCCGACGGCTCAACCAGGCCCCCGTACCGGCCGTGCCGCAGGTCGTCGCACGCCAGGCCCTGACCATCGCCTCGGAGGCCATGGAGAACGCCCACCGCCACGGCCGACCGAGCTACTTGGACGTCTCCGCCGGCGTCGTCGGTGACGTCCTCCGTATCAGCGTGTACGACGACGGAACGGGCCTGCCGCCCGGCACCACCCTGGACGACCTCCGCCGCGCGGGCCACTTCGGTCTCGTCGGCATGGTCGAACGGGCCGCGTCCATCGGCGCCCGCATCCGCATCGGCCGCGGCCGCCACGCGCGGGGTACGGAGGTCCGGCTCGAACTGCCGCTGATGGCGATCGCGCCGCCGCCGCTGGGCGCGGTGCCGCGACAGCAGCGAACGGCGCCGCTCCTGAACTGA
- a CDS encoding response regulator transcription factor, giving the protein MPDDISRSSGQQWTQHPHVSQHTSSHATPLTSDHSSGSSAFPAPQGPAAAASGEFPALPGSMAPAPTLRVVIADDNPVVRAGLTVLLQGRQDIHVVAEAADGRQAYDAAVQHRPDVILLDVRMPGVDGISALPHLVRLAPVLMMTYSRESEIVHEALRRGAGGYLVHGEFTADQLVAAVRDIKEGRASFTASASSALLATVRGTGQAHPEPTGPPLPEGLGTAFHGPGYQPGASATAHDTSVGRVNSSSTNQQVGPVRAETPPQQFDAPSSLSQANMAHSSAESVTPGANPGASGAGGLLTELSQREVEVMDLIASGMTNQQIAATCFISQKTVKNHINRIFAKLNAGSRGEAIALWHSLRRGSRGGPTSHG; this is encoded by the coding sequence ATGCCGGACGACATCTCCCGTAGCTCAGGGCAGCAGTGGACACAGCATCCCCACGTGTCCCAGCACACGTCCTCGCATGCCACACCGCTCACTTCCGACCATTCCTCCGGATCGTCCGCCTTCCCCGCTCCCCAAGGGCCGGCGGCAGCGGCATCCGGCGAATTCCCCGCCCTCCCCGGCTCCATGGCACCCGCCCCGACGCTCCGGGTCGTGATCGCCGACGACAACCCGGTCGTACGAGCGGGCCTGACCGTGCTGCTCCAGGGCCGTCAGGACATCCACGTCGTCGCGGAGGCAGCCGACGGCCGCCAGGCCTACGACGCGGCGGTCCAGCACCGGCCGGACGTCATCCTGCTGGACGTACGCATGCCCGGGGTCGACGGCATCTCCGCTCTGCCGCACCTCGTCCGGCTCGCGCCGGTGCTGATGATGACGTACAGCCGGGAGAGTGAAATCGTCCACGAGGCCCTGCGGCGCGGAGCGGGCGGCTACCTGGTCCATGGCGAGTTCACCGCGGACCAGCTCGTCGCCGCCGTGAGGGACATCAAGGAGGGTCGTGCCTCCTTCACCGCCTCGGCATCCAGCGCGCTCCTCGCGACCGTACGGGGCACTGGTCAGGCGCACCCCGAGCCGACGGGTCCACCGCTGCCGGAGGGTCTCGGGACGGCCTTCCACGGTCCCGGATACCAGCCCGGAGCATCTGCAACCGCACACGACACGAGCGTCGGTCGTGTCAACTCATCGTCAACAAATCAGCAGGTGGGCCCAGTTAGGGCGGAGACTCCTCCGCAACAATTCGATGCGCCCTCTTCGCTTTCGCAAGCGAATATGGCACATTCTTCAGCAGAGTCGGTCACGCCAGGGGCCAACCCTGGCGCCAGCGGTGCCGGAGGGCTGCTGACGGAGCTGAGCCAACGGGAGGTGGAAGTGATGGACCTGATCGCGTCGGGCATGACGAATCAGCAGATCGCCGCCACCTGCTTCATCAGCCAGAAGACCGTCAAGAACCACATCAACCGCATCTTCGCCAAGCTCAACGCCGGCAGCCGAGGCGAGGCCATCGCCCTCTGGCACAGCCTGAGGCGAGGTTCCCGAGGGGGGCCGACGAGTCATGGCTGA
- a CDS encoding pilus assembly protein TadG-related protein, whose protein sequence is MITSFAREKGQASPAYVTVVAGLLFLALAFFAVGQAGATRNGTQTAADAAALAAAKESRDKFRLELLAVPNPAILAAVFNLGQIGSWWGCHAAFPMAQKNNAVVDMTKGGGCSPAFNGRWGFTVHTKSQKPVGDTVLPGTEGEKGKGTAQATAELESRCVYTPVPKPLGTLTCKGVAPWLVGEGPPPDGPDLFDIRLAEN, encoded by the coding sequence GTGATCACCTCGTTCGCTCGCGAGAAAGGGCAGGCCTCTCCCGCCTATGTCACGGTGGTAGCGGGCCTGCTCTTTCTCGCGCTCGCGTTCTTCGCGGTCGGCCAGGCCGGTGCCACACGCAACGGTACGCAGACAGCGGCCGACGCCGCCGCACTCGCGGCGGCGAAGGAATCTCGGGACAAGTTCAGGCTGGAACTTCTTGCTGTGCCCAACCCTGCGATCCTGGCAGCAGTCTTCAACCTGGGCCAGATCGGATCCTGGTGGGGGTGTCACGCGGCTTTCCCCATGGCTCAGAAGAACAATGCCGTGGTGGATATGACGAAGGGCGGCGGCTGCTCTCCGGCCTTCAACGGGCGTTGGGGCTTCACCGTCCACACCAAGTCGCAGAAACCGGTGGGTGACACGGTCCTGCCGGGGACCGAGGGCGAGAAAGGCAAGGGTACGGCACAGGCGACGGCCGAGCTCGAATCACGGTGCGTCTACACGCCGGTACCCAAGCCCTTGGGGACGTTGACCTGCAAGGGGGTCGCCCCCTGGCTGGTGGGCGAAGGCCCGCCGCCGGACGGGCCGGACCTCTTCGACATCCGGCTGGCCGAGAACTGA
- a CDS encoding OmpA family protein, with protein MRAATTPRSRRAAASVFTAAALVVSLQFTVVGGAWADETPSPGTPPGTESTSPPPEVDGNAPGLKLRDGATLAPARVLDIVSVVESEGGEERREETSSNLKFALQAEVLFGKDSAKLSGAANARIAEIAAEITKQGAKKVRVFGFTDNLGSSAHGDVLSKQRADAVHGVLSKQLSGAGISYEIRGYGEQYPIADNGSEEGRKKNRRVEVSFPRGEKGGGSQS; from the coding sequence ATGAGGGCCGCCACGACACCCCGCTCCCGCCGGGCCGCGGCGTCGGTCTTCACCGCCGCCGCGCTCGTCGTGAGCCTGCAGTTCACCGTCGTCGGGGGCGCATGGGCCGACGAAACCCCGAGCCCCGGCACGCCACCGGGCACGGAGTCGACCTCCCCACCACCTGAGGTCGACGGGAACGCGCCCGGTCTCAAGCTCCGCGACGGCGCGACGCTCGCCCCCGCCCGGGTGCTCGACATCGTTTCCGTCGTCGAGTCCGAGGGTGGTGAGGAGCGCCGCGAGGAGACCAGCTCGAACCTGAAGTTCGCGCTCCAGGCGGAGGTGCTCTTCGGCAAGGACAGCGCCAAGCTGTCCGGCGCCGCCAACGCGCGGATCGCCGAGATCGCGGCGGAGATCACGAAGCAGGGCGCCAAGAAGGTCCGCGTCTTCGGCTTCACCGACAACCTCGGGTCCTCCGCACACGGTGACGTCCTCTCCAAGCAGCGGGCCGACGCCGTGCACGGCGTGCTGTCGAAGCAGCTCTCCGGCGCCGGGATCAGCTACGAGATCCGCGGCTACGGCGAGCAGTACCCGATCGCCGACAACGGCAGCGAGGAAGGCCGCAAGAAGAACCGCCGGGTGGAGGTCTCCTTCCCGCGCGGCGAGAAGGGCGGCGGCTCCCAGAGCTGA
- a CDS encoding S1 RNA-binding domain-containing protein produces MSDVLPYVYRVTKYDPADRDEHGHYTGSEDTVSDHGRVEAACLQAVEAFAADTSVDHLVVREPHVTSLAHFGVEQALDGFGLDGLFPAGLTGFHDGAEVPLGIGLELVRVMLRESGAWCRLEVEDTFTVHVGWDQYLYIGSNSPCEEALARTRAIGLFPERLDASPYDMETEGEDVQRPGDDDFWAGVHWAVASCRAGVLEELYAEGASRWHRLTCDTIHTVRAGIAPRARLAVWPDLSSDIDAVLGTLPAEGLVECVWQDGDGRLHSVVADEEELPELAARISGAGAAALLSVYADERVPLFTAVMPDSDGVVRARWRTESTPSDRIWAFLKTLHRGEVVTGTVTRIAGSGVTFVDVGGFETMINIPELSWRPINHPSDVVCVGQEISAEIVDVDPVREHLSLSLRALRDL; encoded by the coding sequence ATGAGCGACGTGCTGCCCTACGTCTACCGCGTCACCAAGTACGACCCCGCCGACCGCGACGAGCACGGCCACTACACCGGCTCCGAGGACACAGTCAGCGATCACGGACGGGTGGAGGCTGCCTGTCTTCAGGCGGTCGAGGCCTTCGCGGCGGACACCAGCGTCGACCACCTGGTCGTACGCGAGCCGCACGTCACGTCCCTCGCACACTTCGGCGTCGAGCAGGCACTGGACGGATTCGGACTGGACGGACTCTTCCCGGCCGGCCTGACAGGCTTCCACGACGGAGCAGAGGTACCCCTCGGCATCGGTCTGGAACTGGTGCGGGTCATGCTGCGCGAAAGTGGCGCCTGGTGCCGGTTGGAGGTGGAGGACACCTTCACAGTGCACGTGGGATGGGACCAGTACCTCTACATCGGCAGCAACTCGCCCTGCGAGGAGGCGCTGGCCCGGACTCGCGCGATCGGGCTGTTCCCGGAACGCCTGGACGCATCTCCCTACGACATGGAGACCGAAGGGGAAGACGTCCAACGGCCCGGTGACGACGACTTCTGGGCTGGAGTCCACTGGGCCGTCGCCTCGTGCCGCGCCGGAGTCCTGGAGGAGCTGTACGCCGAGGGCGCCTCTCGGTGGCACCGCCTCACCTGCGACACCATTCATACGGTGCGCGCCGGGATCGCTCCCCGCGCCCGGCTGGCCGTCTGGCCGGACCTGTCCTCCGACATCGACGCGGTCCTCGGTACCCTCCCCGCCGAGGGCCTCGTCGAGTGTGTCTGGCAGGACGGGGACGGTCGGCTCCATAGCGTTGTCGCCGACGAGGAGGAGCTCCCGGAGCTGGCCGCGAGAATCTCCGGTGCCGGCGCCGCAGCGCTCCTGTCCGTGTACGCCGATGAGCGTGTGCCTCTGTTCACCGCTGTCATGCCCGACAGCGACGGAGTGGTGCGGGCTCGCTGGCGGACCGAGTCGACGCCGAGTGACCGGATCTGGGCCTTCCTCAAGACCCTTCACCGAGGTGAGGTCGTCACCGGCACCGTGACCCGCATCGCCGGTTCCGGCGTCACCTTCGTGGACGTCGGCGGCTTTGAGACGATGATCAATATCCCCGAGCTGTCGTGGCGCCCCATCAACCACCCGTCCGACGTCGTCTGTGTCGGTCAGGAGATCAGCGCCGAGATCGTCGATGTCGACCCGGTCCGCGAACACCTGTCGCTGTCCCTCAGGGCCCTGCGCGACCTTTGA